A segment of the Streptomyces sp. NBC_01235 genome:
GCCGCCGGTCCGCCGGCGCAGCAGCCGTGCCGTGAGGGCGAGCCCGGCCAGGTAGGACACGGTGTACGCCCCGGCCATGCCGGTCACCGCCCAGCGGTCGGGCAGCAGCAGATGACAGGCGGTGGCCAGGGCGATGTTCACCGCCGCGATCCAGACCGCCATGAAGAACGGGGTGCGGGTGTCCTCGAAGGCGTAGAAGCCGCGCAGGAGGAGGTACTGCGCGGAGAACGGGATCAGGCCGAGCCCGAACGCCTGGAGCATGTGCCCGAGCGGCTGGGCGGAGGCCGCGTCGGCCGCGCCGTGCGCGAACAGCAGGGTCGAGATCCGCGGACCGAGGGCCAGGAACAGGAACGCGGCCGGGACGATCACGACCCCGCTCACACGCAGCCCGCGCGACAGGTCCGCCCGCACGTCCGCGATCCGCCCCTCCGCGACGGCGCGGCTCATGCGCGGCAGCAGCGCGGTCACCAGGGAGACCGTGACCACCGACTGCGGCAGCATCCAGATGGTCTGCGCGTACATGTACGCCGAGTAGCCCGCGCCGGCGTCCGGCAGCTTCTGGTCGACCGCGTTGGCGTAGTTGGTGACCACCGTCAGCGAGACGAGGTTGGTCAGCACCAGCAGCAGGGTCCACTTGGCGGCGTGCACCCCGGAACCCAGGCCCGAGCCGCGCCAGTCGAACCGCGGCCGGAATCGGAACCCGGCGGCCCGCGCGAACGGGACCAGCGCGAGGGCCTGCACCGCGATGCCGGCCGTCGTTCCGACGCCCAGCAGCCGGACCTGGGTGTCGGTGATGTCCGCCACCCGCTCCGGCACGGTCATCAGGCCGAGGTAGGTGCCGAACATGCCCAGCAGGACGACGTTGTTGAGGACCGGGGTCCACATCATCGCGCCGAACCGCTCGCGGGCGTTGAGGACCTGGCCGTAGATGTTGAACAGGCCGTAGAAGAAGATCTGCGGGAGCAGGAAGCGGGCGAAGACCACGGTGAGCCGGTACGCCTCGTGGGTGTCCGGGGTGTCACGCATGTACAGCGAGACGATTCTCGGGGCCGCCCACACCGCGAGCGCGGTCCCCACGGCGAGGACGGACACGACCAGGGTGACGAGCCGCTGTTCGTACGCCCGCCCGCCGTCCGCGTGGGTGGCCCTCGCCCGTACCAGCTGCGGCACCAGCACGGCGTTCAGCGCGCCGCCGATGAGCAGGGTGTACAGGCTCGTCGGCACGGTGTTCGCCGTGTTGTACGTACTGGCCAGCAGGCCGGTGCCCAGGGCGGCGGCCTGGAGGACCTGGCGGATCAGCCCGGTCGCCCGGGACACGACCGTGCCCAGCGCCATCAGCACCGAGGAGCGTGCCGCCCCGCCGGAACGTTTCTCGACCCGTACGTCTGTCGCTGTCGTTGCCCCCATCGGGCCAACGTACGGCATCAAGATCCGCGGGCCCAATCCGCCCGGGCGCGGTCGACGGGCCCACGGGGCGCCCTAACGGCGGCTGCGGACCCGGGAGTTCCTCGGCGGCGCGATGAACTGCAGTTCCAGTGTCACCGGCGGTGCGGCCAGGCCGGGGCCGCCCGCCGCCGCCCACGCCAGGATCTCCTCCGTGCAGTCGTCGTCCATGGCGAAGCCCACCCAGGTGGCCCGGCCGCCGGCCCGGCGGCCGGTGGCCGAGGGCTGGACGACGATGACGTTGGCCTGGTCGCAGGGGCCGAGGCAGTCCGTCGTACGGACCGCGAAGCCGCCGCCCGAAGCGGCCGCGGCCGCGCGCAGCCGCTCCAGCTGCCAGTCGTGGTCGAAGCCGGGGTGCTTGCGGGCGTCACCGCAGCAGCAGCCCCTGCACACCACGAGGGTGCAGGGGCGGCTTCCCGCGGCCCCGACCAGCGCTCGCTGAGCCGGAACCATGCCGCTCAGGAGGCCGAGAGGCCGACGTGGGCCAGGGCCTGCCGCAGCAGGAACCCGTGCCCGCCCGGCATCTCGCTCTGCACCGCCGGCGAGGCGGCCTCCTGCGGGTCGAACCACACCAGGTCCAGGGCGTCCTGCCGGGGGCGGCAGTCGCCGGTCACCGGCACGATGTAGGCCAGGGACACCGCGTGCTGGCGGGGGTCGTGGTACGGGGTGATGCCCTGCGTGGGGAAGTACTCGGCCACCGTGAACGGCTGGAGCGAGGTCGGCACACGGGGCAGGGCCACCGGCCCGAGGTCCTTCTCCAGGTGGCGCAGCAGGGCGTCCCGGACACGCTCGTGGTGCAGGACCCGGCCGGAGACCAGGGTGCGGTTGACATTGCCGTCCGGTCCGATCCGCAGCAGCAGGCCGATGCTGGTGACTTCGCCGCTGTCGTCGACGCGCACGGGCACGGCCTCGACGTACAGGATCGGCATACGGGCGCGCGCCATCTCGAGCTCGTCGGAGCTCAGCCAACCCGGCGTGGTTTCGGTCAAGTCAGACATTGTTTGATCATACTTTCAGTGTCCGTCGGGAAGCCGGTAGACCCGGCGGGCGTTGTCCGCTCCGGCCCAGCGTGCCAGGCGCAGCGCGTCGGGCAGGCCCAGTTCGTCGGCGTCCACCCGGTCCTGGAGCAGATCCCCAAGGCCCCGGCGGAACGCCAGCGCGCCGAGCGCGTAGAACTCGGCCACACCATAGGCGTCGGAGCTGTACAGCAGTTTGCGGAACGGTGTGATCTCCAGCGCCTCCTCCAGTACCGTCCGCGCTCGCGTCGGACCCACATGATGCAGGGTGAGCCCCACGTCCAGGTACACCTGCTCGAACACCGCGGCCAGGTAGGCGGCCTGTCGCTGATAGGGCCAGCAGTGCAGGAACAGCACCGGGATCGTGCCCGCCGTCAGATGCAGCCAGTCCGTGAGACGGGTCGGATCCACGCGGTGCAGCCGGATGTCGTTGTCGCCGAAGCCGGTGTGCAGCTGGAGCGGAAGCCCCAGGTCGACGGCGGTCCACAGCAGGTGCCGGACCAGCACCGGCTCGTCCAGCCGTCCGCCGCGCGCCAGCCAGCGCCGCGCGCCCCGGGTGACGTCGGCGTCAGGGGGCCGGGCCGGGTCGAGGTCGAAGCCCGTGCGGTACGCGGCCACCGACTTCACCGCGACCACCCCGGGCCGCCGTACCGCGTCCAGCGCCGCCGCCCGGAACGCGTCGGCGTACCCGCCGGCCTCGACGCCTCTCGCGGCCACCGCCTCCGCGACGGACTCCAGCCGTACGACCTCGTGGGCGACCGCTCCTGCGGCGTTCTCGGCCAGTTCGGCGGGCGTGGTGACGGAGTGTGGCGCGAACCCGGTGTCGACGCAGAACACGCCGGTGCGGGCCGCGCCGAGGAACCGCCGGTTGACCTCCCCCGGGCCCAGTTCGGCGCGGCGGGCCAGGTAGACGTCGGCCGGTGCGTGCCGCTCCAGGCCGAGCAGGGGCGCGCAGTGGCGGCGTACGGCCACGCCCGCCGGTGTGTCGAAGGTCGAGACGCCGGGCCACGGCTCGCCCTCGGTGAGCAGGGCCTCGAAGCCCGGCCGGTCGAGGGGGCCGGTGACGACGCCGTGGCAGTGGTGGTCCACCAGCTCCAGCTCGGTGAGCGCCTCGTGGACCGGTCCGCCTGGCATCTCAGTACTTCCAGCGGTACGCCGCGGCCACCCGCTCGTCGTCGAGCCCGTCGACGGCGTCGATCTCGCCCTGCCGTACGGCGGTCACGGCATCGGCGAGAACCGGGCCGAGCGCGGCCCGCAGTACCTCGTCCGCGCGGAACGCGGCGACGGCCCCGGCGAGCGACGTCGGCAGCCGGCGCACACCCCGGGCGGCGGCCTCGTCCGCGTCGAGCCGCGCCGGATCCCCGTCCGTCTCCTGCGGAAGGGCGGCGCCGGACGCCAGCCCGTCCAGTCCGGCGGCGATCAGACAGCCGAGGGCGAGATACGGGTTGGCGGCCAGGTCGACGGGCTTGACCTCCAGGTTCGCCTGCTCCGCGCGCCGCCCCGCCGTACCCCGCACCAGGCGCACCGCGCACTCGCGGGTCTCCAGGCCCCAGGCGGTGAACACCCCCGCCCACTGGGAGGGTTTGAGGCGCAGATAGCTCGCCGGGCTCGGCGCGGTCACCGCCGTGAGAGCCGGCAGGCGGGCCAGGACACCGGCCGCGAACGCCTCCGCGTCGGCCGTCATGCCGTGCCGCCGCTCGCCGCCCGCGTGCAGGTTCGTGCCGTCGCGCCAGGCGGAGAGGTGGACGTGCCCGCCGTTGCCGACGCCCTCCGCGACGACCGCCGGGGAGAAGGAGACCCGTAGGCCGTGGCGTTGTGCCACCGCGCGGATCGTCTGGCGGACGAGGACGCTGCGGTCGGCCGCCGCCACCGGGTCCAGGGCGCCCACGGAGATCTCGAACTGGCCCGGCGCGTACTCGGGATGGACCTGGTCGACGTCCACGCCCTGCGCCGCGCAGGCGGCCAGCAGGTCGGCGGTGTACGCGCTCAGCTCGACCTGCCGGGTCGCGCCGTACGCGGGCCCGGACGTCGCCGGGACGAACTCCCCGGCGGGCGCCGAGTCCAGGCCGACGGCCCACTCGATCTCGATGCCCGCCTTGAAGGCGAGACCGTGCGCGCGGGCCGCGTCCGCGACGACG
Coding sequences within it:
- the murJ gene encoding murein biosynthesis integral membrane protein MurJ, whose amino-acid sequence is MGATTATDVRVEKRSGGAARSSVLMALGTVVSRATGLIRQVLQAAALGTGLLASTYNTANTVPTSLYTLLIGGALNAVLVPQLVRARATHADGGRAYEQRLVTLVVSVLAVGTALAVWAAPRIVSLYMRDTPDTHEAYRLTVVFARFLLPQIFFYGLFNIYGQVLNARERFGAMMWTPVLNNVVLLGMFGTYLGLMTVPERVADITDTQVRLLGVGTTAGIAVQALALVPFARAAGFRFRPRFDWRGSGLGSGVHAAKWTLLLVLTNLVSLTVVTNYANAVDQKLPDAGAGYSAYMYAQTIWMLPQSVVTVSLVTALLPRMSRAVAEGRIADVRADLSRGLRVSGVVIVPAAFLFLALGPRISTLLFAHGAADAASAQPLGHMLQAFGLGLIPFSAQYLLLRGFYAFEDTRTPFFMAVWIAAVNIALATACHLLLPDRWAVTGMAGAYTVSYLAGLALTARLLRRRTGGRLGDGALRRTYTKLVAAAGLAAAAGWAADRACAARLGGGTLPTATALTAGTLTLGLVYLVLARLTKVDELRGLPGLRGLR
- a CDS encoding (2Fe-2S) ferredoxin domain-containing protein yields the protein MVPAQRALVGAAGSRPCTLVVCRGCCCGDARKHPGFDHDWQLERLRAAAAASGGGFAVRTTDCLGPCDQANVIVVQPSATGRRAGGRATWVGFAMDDDCTEEILAWAAAGGPGLAAPPVTLELQFIAPPRNSRVRSRR
- a CDS encoding NUDIX hydrolase family protein; the protein is MSDLTETTPGWLSSDELEMARARMPILYVEAVPVRVDDSGEVTSIGLLLRIGPDGNVNRTLVSGRVLHHERVRDALLRHLEKDLGPVALPRVPTSLQPFTVAEYFPTQGITPYHDPRQHAVSLAYIVPVTGDCRPRQDALDLVWFDPQEAASPAVQSEMPGGHGFLLRQALAHVGLSAS
- a CDS encoding amidohydrolase family protein encodes the protein MPGGPVHEALTELELVDHHCHGVVTGPLDRPGFEALLTEGEPWPGVSTFDTPAGVAVRRHCAPLLGLERHAPADVYLARRAELGPGEVNRRFLGAARTGVFCVDTGFAPHSVTTPAELAENAAGAVAHEVVRLESVAEAVAARGVEAGGYADAFRAAALDAVRRPGVVAVKSVAAYRTGFDLDPARPPDADVTRGARRWLARGGRLDEPVLVRHLLWTAVDLGLPLQLHTGFGDNDIRLHRVDPTRLTDWLHLTAGTIPVLFLHCWPYQRQAAYLAAVFEQVYLDVGLTLHHVGPTRARTVLEEALEITPFRKLLYSSDAYGVAEFYALGALAFRRGLGDLLQDRVDADELGLPDALRLARWAGADNARRVYRLPDGH
- a CDS encoding glutamine synthetase family protein encodes the protein MTPLADLADPVPGGRPGDVERATALSGELSGAGVQGVVLAHVDTAGVCRVKTIPTARLASAAAWGVGMSPVFDTFLANDHIVATDVLGSPDGDLRLYPDLGRLVVLAGQPGWAWAPVDRVTQDGERHPGCSRTFLRRVVADAARAHGLAFKAGIEIEWAVGLDSAPAGEFVPATSGPAYGATRQVELSAYTADLLAACAAQGVDVDQVHPEYAPGQFEISVGALDPVAAADRSVLVRQTIRAVAQRHGLRVSFSPAVVAEGVGNGGHVHLSAWRDGTNLHAGGERRHGMTADAEAFAAGVLARLPALTAVTAPSPASYLRLKPSQWAGVFTAWGLETRECAVRLVRGTAGRRAEQANLEVKPVDLAANPYLALGCLIAAGLDGLASGAALPQETDGDPARLDADEAAARGVRRLPTSLAGAVAAFRADEVLRAALGPVLADAVTAVRQGEIDAVDGLDDERVAAAYRWKY